In Miscanthus floridulus cultivar M001 chromosome 19, ASM1932011v1, whole genome shotgun sequence, the DNA window ACCAAGCCCAATACTTAGACAGGGAATTTGGAATATTACTTGCACCAATGCTTCTAGCAACTGCTGCCCAGATGGCAGGTAAAGAAGAGATGATCACAGGATTCATCAAGATTGCAGAACTGGCAACTAGGACTTCCATTCCATTTTCTCTTGATAAGATTGTCTTTGGTCAACACAGCATTATTAGTCATTAACCACATGAAGTATTTAATTTTAGGACGAACTTTTCCCTTCCAAATTCTCTTATGATCAGGGCCAGCATCACTTTTTGTTAATGCATTGTAACATGATTTAACAAAAAATTTCCCATTCTTCCCAAATTTCCAAAAGATTCTATCAGCATCATTGTGTAATTGGAAATTGCAGGTGTGACAAGTGAGAATGATTCTGGCAAAGTCTACATCTTCTAAGCGAGTTGTCCTCTTCTAGAAGATTATTCTTTTCTAGCATACAACCTTTACAAAAAAGACCCTACGTTCGTACCCAACATTTGCCAACTCGAGCTTATTCTGGGAAACCATCTTAACCGGTTTCCCAAACTGGCCAGGTTAATTTGGGAATCCCTCAAATTTGTAAATTTGACTTCACCATCGTGTTTCTCTTGTCAAGATAATAAAAGTTAGATATAGAAAGCCAAATTTGATGTTTGGAGGCATTTCTAGGTTTTTGCATCGAATCTGTCGAAACCGGCTAAGCCGATTTAGGAAACCTGACTTTGCTGCGAATTGACCCCCGAGCAGTCCAAAAGATTCTCATGCAATTCGAGTGTATTAATTCGTTGGGTGTGGGGCTAGATTTAGGACGCAGTTATGCTGGACCAGTCACACGCCCCTGACTCTCTTCTCCCTTCCCACGCTCGTCCTTGACCCCGCCCACTTCCTCGtcctcgcccccgccgccgcccactGGCCCGTCGTGGCGCGCTAGGGTTCGCTGGAGCTCCATGACTGCAGAGCTCCGGCGAACACTAGTACGGCTGCAGCGGCtgccttcttcccctcccccttCCCGTCGTGGCGAGCTTCGACCCGAGCGCCCCCGTCCCACCCAGGGCCCGCCGCCTCCACCGTCGCTAGGACCCCTAAACCGCCCGACCGCCGTCCTGACCACTGGGCAGCCTGCCTCCTCTAGAACCCCTTCTAAGCCCATCGAAGATAGAGAAGAAGAGAGGGCGCTGAACTCTAACGCCGGCAAGCTCGCCGGAATCTGAGGCGCCTTCTTCCCCAACTTCGACGTGGGCACCAGTGCGGGCGCGTGCGGGTGCAGACACGAGTGCGGGcatgtgagagggagagggagaggtggGCCGGCCCCGTCGCAATAGAGTTTGCGCTAGATTTACGTCAACAACACCAAGGACAACAGTTACACAAACAAGGGGTCCAAGTTTTTCAGTGTTCTACTAAACCAATTCAACTTCCAGCAGGCCCATTACACTTGCACACACGACTCCAAGATCCTTCCCATCACTCATTATTATTACATTCCAAGTGCCCATGGCTCTAGCGACACAGACGCAGCTCCAGATCCAAGCCGTCTGCATCGTTGCCCTCCTCACCACTTTGATCACCACCATCCATCGCCACCACAGGCCTCTTGCCATGGCGCCCGTCTTCAAGTAAAGGCATCAACTGCCTCTTGTCTCCACGACTATCACCGCCACCGCCGGAGCCAAGCCGAAGTGTCAAATCAGCTTGCGCGGCCCCCGGCTGATTCGCCGGGTAAGCATGGCGCGGGCTTGCCACAACAGCCGTGACCGCGCGTGGCATGGCCACGACATGACAGTGTACGAATGAAGCACCGTGCCGCAGATAAGCTGCGCCTGTGGTGGTGCCTGGATTTGGTGCTGCGCCATCGTCCAGAATGGCATGCTTGGACTCGGCAGTGCGAGGCAGGACGGCACCCTCATCATCACCTGGTTAGTCAAGGGGTGAATAAAATGCAAAGGAAGCGGGGTAAGGTACAACAGCCACCGGCATACGGCTGGTGGTGCTCTCGCCCTGCGCTGCCGGCAGGCCGTGATGACCGAAGCTTTCGTTGCCCATGGGATTCTGGCTGCTGCGAGTGTGGGTGCTGCAGTGTCCTGACATGGCTTGTTGGGTGGATGCGTATGTAGGAACAGGAGTCTTTATAGCCGGAGGAAGGAGAGAGGAGGGTGGGGATAGTCAGCTGTATGATGTCACGGTGTTGTACTATGCAACAGCCGTCTCTCGGAGGCTTAGGTGCGGGTACGCGTGAGGGTGCGCTATAAACTCAGTAACTTATTATTTGTGTCCTTGTATCTCACTTTTCGGTCAAACTTCCGTTTCTACTCCTTTTCCAGGGCTGTGACGTAGTCCATTTCGCTGAAGCATATCCAGACTACAAACTTCGTATTTTGAAGTTTTGAACACAAGTGAAGTTACAACTAAAATGGATAGTTGTGTACAAAATAGAACTCAACATGTTCCGTTCCAAACTCTAGTCGTTTTATTATTTGGCTCTTTttagatatatagtttttattATGTATGTAGATATATATTAGTGTATATATATTTACGTAAAAGTTACttatttagaaaagtcaaaataaaTTACAGTTTTAGAACACAGGAGTAGTAAGCAATAACGTGTTTTTGTTGTCATAAATGTCAAGAGAATTCGAAATTAGACAACACAAGTAGAATGCATCAATCCTTTAAGCGATATATTAGGTAGTGATCCTAGACGCTTAACTAAATGGGCATATGTGTAACTTAGATATGCATCCAATAAACTtagtgctgatgatgaagatcgGTCACAAACCACAAGTACTAAAATGTAGGGTCACAAATGGACccgacagcctgttcgcttgctcgtaaacgatcgtaaattttcagccgggaacagtgtttttctctcacaccaaaccagccagtagtaaaaaatccacgatcgtttatggcctcccgaacaggctgcgaGGCGGCGTGACTATGCAGAAACTGACCTAGCCGGTTTAGGGAGTCAGCCTGACTGGTTCTCAAGAGTTGAGCCTGAGAAAGCCCTAGGTCAGCAAGGATTACATTTACATGGTGAAGAAGAGAGGTTTGCGAGCAAACCACAAAAAGGTAACCGGTCGAGCTTGCATGACGAAGAACGGCTAGCTTCCTGCTTCCTGGCAACAAGGAACCCTTGAAGCTCTTGCTCGGGAGGGACATAGTCGGGGCAAGGAtggtcctgttcgcttgtcttatatgTCGTACTGTTTCAGCGAAGcaatattgtttttctctcatagcAAATCGGTGAACAGTACTTTCATTCATGGCTTTTCAGTAAAGCAAACAAGGCTAGATGTCGCCAGATTGCCCAAGAAGCCTAAGATGTCGTCCTTGATCGTCGGATCAAGCGATGAACAGCAGCATGGAAGTTATAATAGATTAGGGCATACCGGTTCAATCCAATTTCATTCTAATTCATTTCAACACATATTCATTCTAATTCATTTCAACACATGTGATTTAAGATGGATACACGTGCACATACAAGGGAAGAAGATGTGCTGAACCCAACCAGCTGCCGAGGATAAAGGCGTACCTGGCGAGCTTCCACACGGCGACGCCGAGATCCCGCAGGTCCGTGTGCCCGCGGGATAGCGGGACCACAGCGTGTCCAACAAGACGGAGGCCGACGACAACCTGCTGGGCCCGGACAGCACGGCAGAGGTCCTCATCGACAGCTTCAAGAAGAATCTGAGCATCGAGGACATGGTGGTGTTGTGCGGCTCCCACACCATCGGCCGCTCCCACTGCGCTTCCTTCCtggccacaaaccggcagcggcTGGCGAACGAGACCATCAGCCTGGCGTACCAGGCGCTGCTGGAGGCTCTGTGCCCGCCCAACCCGGTCCAGCTCGCCCCCAACACCACGGAGATCGATGTGAGCATGCCCACGGTGCTGGACAACAACTACTAAACTGCCGCCGCTCAACCTGGGCCTGCACTTCTCGGACGGCCAACTCATCTGGCAACGGCACGCTCGTGCCGTTCACCAACGCCTTCGCCCGCCCGCACGATTCCCACAGCCTCATGTGATGTGGTGCCGGTCCATCCATAGGCAGAGCCACCACTAGGGTGAGATAGGGCGGCCGCCCTAGGTCCCCTTGGCCGGGCACCATATCCCCATCCCTGGAGTTCACCGGAGTTCGAGCCGAAGGGCGAagacggcggcgcgcggcgctgTTTTTTCTTCCGCGAGGCAGAGAACAGACGCAGAGAAGAGAAGAGACGTCATGGCCTCATGGGCCGCGGCACTCACATTGGCCCAGCCTAGGCCCAGCAGCAGGCGGCTAGTTAGGGTTCACCGCTCGCTCACCAACTCGCCTCCCTGCGCGCTTCCTGTTTGCGCGAGCGCGACTCCCCACTGCGGCTGCGCTGACCCGATCGTCACCTCCGGCCTCCGCCCTCCAGTCTCGCCGCGCGCCTCctcgctgccgccgcacgcggcGCGCCCGCTCCGGCCGCCGGCGGATCTAGCCCGTCTCCCCGGGCGAGGATGCAACCCCGCCCCAGCCATCGCTCGGCGCCGGCCAGCAGCCATGTCCCAGGTGGCCGCCGCTCAGGCCCCAGCCGTCCGACCCTCAGCCCCGGTCGGCCCTGATTTGGTCTGTGTGAATTTTAGGATTTTGGTCATTTGGATTTTGGATTTTTGGTGATGGACTGGGGAGCAGATGAAACGGTTGTGGATGGGGAGGAGATGAAGCTGGAGATGTGGTTAGTTCAAAATTGACAGGTTTTGTACTTAATTTCTCTATTGATAGCCAAAATTGACTAAGTTCGCtctaaggcctcgtttagattgtgaAAAAATTTCAGCCCGATGAATAGtaacactttcgtcttatttgacaaatattgtccaatcgtggaccaactaggctcaaaagattcatctcgtgatttcgaactaaactatgtaattagttattttttttacctacatttaatactccgtgcaagcggttaaaaattgatgtgatagagagagagtgaaaaaacttggaatttggatggcatctaaacaaggcctaagtcatTTCTCGGGCTGAATTTGCCACTGCCTCGGGGCTCGGCCCCTCCTTTGGCCTAGAATCTAGGGCCCAAGCCCCAGTCGGCGAGCCACCCACGTGCCGCTACTGCCGCCACCAGGAGCCCCGCGACCACCGAAGCTAGAGTAAATTAGAGGGTGGTGTACTTGCTTTGTGGGTGCGTAGACAAGTCTAATAGTGGATGCATATATTGTGAAATTTTAATCAAATTCACTGTTTTTGCATTTTTTTAGTAGTGCATTTGCACTCCCTACACATAACTTGCCTTCGCCCCTGAGCAAGGGGCAAGGGCAAGGGCTCGGTGCCCTAGCCATCAAGGAGGCCAGGAGCCCCCCCACCGGTGCCGGGAGGATTCAGGTTTGGTCGATTGGAGAAGGAGAAGCGTCGGTCATCGTCACGGGATGGGGAATTCCCGAACTCAGTGTGAAGGCGAGGACGGGCGTGGGCTTACGGGCCCATCTAGGGAAAAAAAATGCCATATTGGCGCATTGAAGCACATGTGGACTAAGTTTTACTTAAAAAAACAGATAATTCATGACACATACACATATATACATTGTCTCGACGGATAATCTAATGCCCATACAAATACAATCGCAAAGGCCAAATCATAAGTAGTGGTAAAATCAAAATAATGGACAAAAACGTCTAATTCTATATCTATATTTAATCTTTTTTCCATGAGAAATCAACTCTAGTTTCCGCGGCAATGCGCGAGGTTAAATTCCTAGTATTTATAAGGTGGGGTTGATATGTCAAAAACTCTTACAAAACACGTCtgacatgttcgctggttggtttctgagctggctggtgctgatttgttgtgagagaaaaatactgttggctgactggtttgggctggctgaaaccaacaagcaaacaaGCTGGTCAAAACATGTTTTAGATCTCAAAACTGGCCTGGCCGGCCTGGCTGGTTTACGTCGTCCAGGGCAGAAAATCTTTCGAAAATCGTAATTAATTCATCTGGACTCCAAATGAGGTGATCGTATATGTTTTTCGATCAGCTCGACGAGAGAAATGCAATAGTGCAACCCATTCTTCCATTTGTGGAAATTGGAAAATTATCAAATCCGGTCTGGCCGGTTTTGGGAACCGACCGGGTTCGGGTCAGCTCCCCAAAAAGTTGTTTCCTTTGTTCGGGCtccaatggccccgttcgcgtgcccttaaacccggcttgatccgcttattttttttatccagaacagtatttttctctcacaaattcatccagcattcctccaaaccatccagattcctccagaattcagacaagatGACCCAAGTATGCTTTCTGAACGTTTTGATGATAGAAACAAGATGTTGGACTCCATTATGCATTTTGAACCATTTTGGGTGTCAACCTATGCCCCCTATTTTTAGTAAAGCTTGCATACTAAAAAAATAACTTAAAGGCCAAAATTGACTCGTTGCTGTGGTCTTCTTCATAATATCAGCCATGCCTTCTGTTTGCTGCCTTCAACTTATCCATAGTAATGTCCTCAGCTGCTTGCATCAATCACTGTGCAGGCATAAAGCAACCAATTGCCACCGGCCACAATTACTTCTGATTTTGATCATGCAATTTGGCCTTGTACAGCCAACATCCTGTCTTTGTGCGGCTCCGGAATATAATGTAATTACTAGATTTGGTCCCCCAAAATGTCTGAATTAGCATCTTGTTTAAAATAAAATAATTAGATGTCCTCCCAAAAAAACCATGGCTTGCCAACAAGATGTATTAAAGTGGCAGGCTCCAAGGAGATATCATCATCCTGATTTCAAGCGTCTCAACGACAAACATTCGGTAGAAAGTCAATACAAATCACCATTGACCAGAATATAGTTGCTTGCCAATTACCGACTATCTTTATCAATTTTAGCACTTGTATTACCTAAATAATCCACAATGGGAGTTCTCCAATCATCCAAATGGGCTCTAAGTTCTGCGGAGTAACAAAATCGAAATGATTTGAACCTTCCCCGACGAAGTTAGCTTGGTCACCTCCAAGATCCGGCCTGGCCGGTTCTACTGCAGAACCTGCACAGACGACATAAACAACGGTCTGGCTGGTTTCTAGAACTAGCCTAGCCACCTCTAGCAGACTGGTTGCCACTTCATCCTTTTGCATCGGCTTTTCTCTCATGTGAAAACTACGCCCACCTACGTCAAAGCCAGATGCTTGTTGAACCAACACGTTGACCTTACCCTTAGTGTCCTCGATCATGCCTTCGAATACGCTGAATTCGGAATTCGGTAAAATATGCAATGATGTCAAGGCAGTTGATAAGATATGCATTAGGTGATCCTTCAAAACATCTAAACATACCAGCGACTTGTTGTACCACAAGTAAAGAATCACGAAGGGCTTCAACATGTTTCACATCCATGAATTGCAATATTTCCAAGCCAAATGAGAAAACTTCACATTCGGCTTAAATATTGGTGCAAATGTGGTTTAATCAACTCGTTGCCTCAAAGAGCACCATTGTGAGAAATAATGATTATGTCAACACCTTGGCCCTTTTTGCAAACCGATTAAATAAAATAAGTATCCTTAGAAGCAAATATCTCCAAAATGCATAAACCATGCCCTAGGGATTTTAAATCCATCAAAGTAAATTCCATGGAGGCTCTTCTCATAACATGTTGGTTGCAAGCATTCATCGGCTATATATTTTATGCTAAGGGCAATAACAAAGTATCGGCCATATGAATTCATCCCCAAGAGTATGCAATAACCGAAATAAAATATTTGGCTCTTGATTAATTAGAAAATCATTGATAGCAAAATGAATTGGAACCCTCATAATTTAAAGACCCATACGAAAGATCAAAATAAAGAGCTGAGGGATAACCATGCATACCTAGGGGTGAACTCCATGACATAGGCGTAGGCGTAGAATATGGATGATGCCCCATTACCAATAGTTTTGATGATTTGATGCAAACCTCCATCCTAGCAATTGTTTCTTGAAGCTTCCTCTTTCCTTTTCCACCTCAATGGGACGTAGTTTGCCGACAAGCAACTAAAGCTCAGGGATGTAACTAGTTGGTCAGGTTCCTTCATTTAGATCTGGTGGTACCCTGAGTAGGCGATGAGGAAACAGAGCGATTTTGCAGCAAAGAATAAGGGTCCTTGGGACATGCCTTACTTAGGCCCTTATAGTAGACATACATTCTCCATTGATTATTTTTCTTTGGTACAAGGACTAGATTTGCTAGCTAGTCAggatgccaaacttcttcaatgaATTTGGTTGGTTTGAGCTTTTCTACCTCTGCTATAATGGCCCTACACTTCTCATCGAATCGATGCAGGCATTAGTTGGCTGGCTTCAAACCAAGTTTTATGTTTAGGGAGTGCTTGCCGACTTCTCTTGGGACACTAGGCATGTCAaatggtttccatgcaaacatgtCCCATTTCttgcagaggaagtcgacgagcgcgtcttcctatgcTTTCTGTAGCTTAGTGCCGACGTTGGTCGTCTTGTCATTCTTGCCTTCCATGAGTTGCGCCTCTTCGAATTATCCCCTAGGGCAAACATCTAAGGCATACCAGGAGAGGGTTCTATGGTGAGCggtgtcttcttcttctcatACTCCAATAGAAGCTCATTCTCCTCGACAGCGATGACACGCTCAGTGTGCTTGGTGCAGGCCTTGTTGCATTTGAATGCGCTCCAGAAGCTCCCAGACATCATGATGATACTACGAGGACTcatcatcttgagcttgaggtaggtgttcAGGACCACTATTGACGGTCATTAACACTCATCATAAactatcaatataacttgtacaaatgcataaaaaggatcaccaacataggtctagaggtttaaactaataaattccataagttttggtgcaTCGGTGaatgtaggaggatttatccagaaaaccggcaaggtggacccaatcatcacatcaaatcatgtttatccatgaCAAAACTGacttaggaagactctagaagaatcAAGAAGACAACTCACCGAAGATCGAGCcaagaggctgacaggtgggtcggCCGGCCCCACCACTAGGCTGGTCGGCCTATGGGTTCcaccttaaagatcaaatctacactATTGCTTAAGGTCGATTTGATCTGAGGGTATATGATTGACATTACCCCCTATATATCCACCCATACCCTCCTCCTAAGGCATCTCTCCAATCTCCACCAATCTTCAATCTCTAGAGAAATCCATTAGAGATCAATATCAAGATACAACAAGAGGATTAGATATAGAGCTCTCCAACGTGGtcgattagtagctcgggagtgaggtcgagttgggctcatgcttagGTTCTGGATCCAGTCTCAGAGGTTTGGTTAATCCATTGTATCTTCACTTATTTATCTTATGAGACTTTGTTATCATTATAtcattcttatctacatggctatgcttactttgaatatgtatcatgcttagttaaggttatctttatttttgtgtgcgggttcatagagcgcttagcctactagtttatcgattgggctaagtagcagagccttgtgtaagcatggtgcttatacgatggtCTACCTATGAGCACACCTTGTTccctggttgtgtggtagcagcgaaAGGTGACAGCCTCGtctatcctctgtagtccaccccaTGTGAGCATGTTCTAAAATTGTAGGACTGTAGtcacgtcagtagagttatcaTTTACGGTGCTCTACCGTCTAGTGGtgtcccaaagtgcacaagagtagaatgaagtcttagctatagttgggtatatatatactttgaccctgtaataagaatatcataggaatctacctcactcgTTGATCTCCAGAGTTAACTAGTGTATATTATCTTTATAGATTTATCCCCTATGTGTCATTCTACATAATTCTTATCATTACCCCCCTGCTCTAGTTATGTTGGTATGTTAGTAAATACTCCTTTGTTATTAttcaataaatctttactccattgttttcatgtggtaaaatataaataacaatacctggaatactccaggtgaaatgctacactgatgttctgtgcgcttgtggaatccttAATATTATATTTGCACTCACAAACGTCAACAACCGCCATGATCTTCCCATAGCATGGCCTCCTGAGGATGGTGTTATGTAGGTGTCATTGAAGTCGACCACCATGAATGATAGTGTCTGCTTATGAAAGTTGAGGTTGTCACCGAAGGTGACCGTGAGGATGGGGTGCCGAGAGGCATCACGTGTATACCAAGACAATGCCATGGAATGGTGCCATAGAAGGGTGCGGCCTCACAGGTCAACATTCAGCATTCTGCTTGTTGAAGGTATCCTTGTAGAGTATGTTGATGTCATTATCTCCATCCATGCGGACCTTGGTCATTCTGATGTCCTCGATCATTGGCTCGACCATGAGGGGGAAGCatcctacattgatgatgtggttaGGGTGGTCATGCTTGTCGAAGGTGATCAGCCTCTCAAACCATTTGAGGTAGATAGGGGTAGCGGGTGCTACAGAATTGACCTCATGCAGTCTCAACTTGTGGTTCCTTTTGCCCTTGTAAGTGTTGGGGCTACCTGTAACAACCTAGGTTTTCCAATAACCCAAAAATCTAAACTTAAAAAattttctaacaaaacccatgcatggtgagtgtgcatactaggaaaccacccatgtagttgcacaagtagaactAAGTTAGCATGGTTGAACATTTTGCATTTAAttcaacttgtgagttgcttcttcatgattttaagtgatgtaataaaatcaatccaacctttataaataaattgtgtgTGTGAGTTGCCAACCCTTGGCATGGATGCTAGGACCCTAGATGGCCTCTGGTGGAGCCCACTAGGATGTatatatgttggcaacacatatatacatgcataggtgtagtgtggaaatagaaatagaaatagaaaaggggaAATAAGTCCAGCTGCAGAAGCCAGCCTA includes these proteins:
- the LOC136526013 gene encoding peroxidase 1-like, with protein sequence MGFWLLRVWVLQCPDMACWVDAVSNKTEADDNLLGPDSTAEVLIDSFKKNLSIEDMVVLCGSHTIGRSHCASFLATNRQRLANETISLAYQALLEALCPPNPVQLAPNTTEIDVSMPTVLDNNY